The Astatotilapia calliptera chromosome 4, fAstCal1.2, whole genome shotgun sequence genome segment AGGGAACAGTAGAAGAAGAATCTCAAAAGACTAACGTTGCAAACAGCACTTTTCTCCCACAGCACATAAACGCAGCACCAGCAGCGCTCGGTTACTCGGTTGCCGCCAGGCTGCCAGTCTGCgtccgctgctgctgctgcacatcaAAGCCTGATGAGACACCGAGGAGACGCTGTCAGCCTCCTCCAACCTGCTTCACGTCGAGGCCGCTCGGATGCGGGGTGCTTCATATCTGCGGACGCTTcgagaagaaaaaggagaaggagCAGGTGCACCGAAGTCCCCGCCGCCGAGGTTTCCTCTCTCTGAGTGATTTGGGGGGGCTGTTGTTCGTTGTCACTTCCGGGCGAGCAGTCGGTACCACCGGCAGCTCACATCGCCggcggaggaggagaagaagaggaagttCGGCAGCATCGATGCTTCGCGCGGGGAGGATGGAGGAGTTTGTCACGGAGGAAGAGGAGCCGTGGTACGACCAGCGGGACCTGGAGCAAGGTGAGCCCACTCCTCCCAACCCCACCCCTTTTCTATTAGCAACCGCTGGCCCCCGGGTGTTCATGCATTTAGAGGTGGGTGGAAAACCGGGAGGAGGTTGCACCTCTTAAAGGCAACTCATGCACGAGTTGGAGCTGCCTGCCCTTCATCTCATCAATTACTCCGATCCTGTCAGCGGTGGTTCGGACAGCAGTCCTCCTGTCAGACTGACTGAATGTCTTCCTCTCATCTCaagctgtttttctctctcaaatCCATCAGCCCACTTGCTGTGGAGCTGCATGACGTTATTTTGAGTGTATGTTCCTAACAAAAAGGTCAGCACAGTGTGTGCAACAAATCCCCAGAACTTTGTAGatttttgaataaaatgaaagaagcaAAGAGCAGCAAAGGCAGCTCAGACTGTTTATTGTTGCTCCTCCTTGCTGCTGTGTGACCAGCCCTGCCAGAAAAATGGCTTTAAAAGGCTGCAGTTTCACTGAGAGTGCGTCTGAGGAGAGCTGTGCTCTGGAAAGCCTGCGTCCTCCTGCAGCAGCATCACCCCATCTCCTGATTACCTGCTGACCCAGAGAGCTAAAGCAGCTTTGTAGCGTCATTGTGCAGCATGCATGGAGAGGCAGGTGGATTTgactccctgtgtgtgtgtccatcatCAGAATTTCATCTCAGCATTATTCAGCATACAGACTAAAGTCATTAGCCCCCCCAACCCCACTCTGTTCCCATCCCGCAGGCTGATCTGATTAGGGAGCCCCAGACGAAGCCTCCTTAGTGGAGATCAGAGATTTGAGGCTTTTCGGGGTCAGACTGGAAGCGTAATTACCGTCAAGCTCTCACTGTGCCACACAAATACACTGTGTGCACTTTAGAGCCTGGCATCATTTTGCCCCAGAAATGATGCTGCGTTATGCAACTTTTCTGCTGCCGGATCTACTATTTGGTGACACCACCCCCCTCGCCTACCCACCCCCTACCTCTGTGTGGTTATTAGAATCAGGCAAACATGGAAAATGAGTCCTGGCAGATGGTGTGGTTAGTCCTGCAGCTTCATCTGACCTGTGAGGGGGGGCCTGTTGCATGAGGAGTTAGAGTTCAGTCCCTGTGATAAGGATGACTTTCTCAGCAAGGCCTCCTGCACAGAACTCAGAAGTTATATAACAGAAGACTCTCGGCACGTGCCCGCCACAGGGACAGAAGCGGCGCCGTGACTGTGAGGTGCCGTGCGAACTCTCCTCCAACGCCTCTTCCTCAGCTCATTAGCGCTCTCCGGTTCAGGCTGGAGTTTTGCTATCTCTTCTGTCTTGTTGAAGCATGTCCTTGCCTCCCCTCGCTGCGTTTTAGGCGACAGAGAGGATGCACAGCGTGCACAAATGGAGCTTGTTAAATATGTTAGATAAGGCAGAGGTGTTACATGCAAATGAGCCCAATCGGATCTAATCTTTTGGGTTTTACACCTGCAGAACTGCATGCATGCAGGCTTGTGTTTTTATCCTCTGCGTTGGGTTGAAAAAACACTCCATTCACTGCTCAGTAATGGATGTCAgtgcctctctgtctcctcccGTCCCTCCACTCCCCCATGTTTGTTATGAGCTCCAAGTATACAGAGCCAGCAggattctcctcctcctcctcctcctcctcctcttcagtccaGCTTGTTTTTATCCACCAGAGGAGAATGAATAATGGATGCTTCACGCTGTGTCAGAAAATATCAGCAACTGTTAAGGTGTTGTCAGAGCTCAGGCTCCTGCTGTGCGCACAACTGCAGGCTTTTATCAGCATGATGTGAAGAGAAACCAATCTGCAAGACAACTATTGtgatctttaaaataaatgcacgGTAATATTTGGTGCCTGTTCTCTTTATCTTGGTTTTCATTAAGTCATCCACAAACAAGCGTGAACAACTGGTTTTAGCCGTAAAGCCCTGAGAGCGAACTCTGCTTATGTCTGTCCTTCTCTCCCATCTCTCGTCAGACCTGCATTTGGCAGCGGAGCTCGGCAAGACCCTCCTGGAACGCAACAAAGAGCTGGAGGACTCTCTGCAGCAGATGTACATCAACAACGAGGAGCAAGTGCAAGAGATTGAGGTGTGCTACTCCTGGGCTGCTGCCTGTCTGTGTTCCTTTCCTACTCAGTTATGGTATAAAGTGAGGGGAAGAAATGGCAGAAAGCAGCACGAGtgtgtgagaagaaaaaaacacgtGCAGAATGCGTCAGCCTCTTCACAGCTCAAAATCTGCATGTGGTGTTAGCGACGAGGCTCACCGAGGGTAAAGTAAACACCTGATgagagcctctgaaaatgtatTCTCAGTCTTAGAGATAGACACACAAAGTCAACGTATCGAATTTTGGCGAAACCTGTATATAAACTCGCTAGCCACTATATTAGGAACACCTTACTAGTACTGAGTTGGACCCCATTTTCCTTCTGCGCTGTCCTAATTTTTTGTGGTACAaatttcaagtcaagtcaagtggctCTATTGTTATTGCAACCATGTGCAGtgatacagtacacagtgaaacGTTCCTCCGAGGCCATGGTGCTACATatgacatataacagacaatctACACAGCACTGCATAAAgtgcaatgtgcaaaaaaacaaaacaaagacagtgcaACACCAACCTGAACAGAACGATACAGACACAACACAGTGCATGCACAACAGGGcaatagaaatgtgcaaaagacTGAGCATTGTGCAAAAAGCCACTTGGTATATGAGgatgagggtgtgtgtgtgtgtgtgtgtgtgtgtgtgtgtgtgtgtgtgtgtgtgtgtgtgtgtgtgtgtgtgtgtgtgtgtgtgtgtgtgtgtgtgtgtgtgttaatccaGTCACTGAGTGTTCGGGAGTCTGACAGCTCGGGATAAGAAACTGTTTCGCAGTCTAGCAGCGAGGGCCTGATTACTCCGGTATCTCTTGCCCGAAGGCAGcagggtgaagagtgtgtgtggggtgtGTGGGGCCCTCCACAATGCTGTTGGCTTTGCAAATGTACCAAAGTGAGGTGACTGTGGAGCCCATTTAAGTACACTGAACTcagtgtcatgttcaagaaaccagtttgaaatgattagttttgtgacatggtgtgctGTCCTGCAGAAGGTggatacactgtggtcataaagggacagGCATGGGCAACAACAATACTCTGGtgtctgtggtgtttaaactatACTCAGTGGGAACTTATTAGTGCAGTGTGCAATTTTGTGACCTTGTGTAATTTGTAGCCTCAATTTCTTGTTCTTAGTTGGCAGGAGTGACAGCTGgtgtgctcttctgctgctgcagtgttcagagatgctcttctgcttacCTTGGTTTTAATAAGTTGCTGTGGACTTTCTATCAGCTTGAAGCTCTATGGCCattcacctctgacctctgacatcaacaaggcattttctcccagagaactgccgctcTTTGTtctgaccattctctgtaaacctttaAGTTAGATTATTAGATGTAGATTTTCCAGTGTTCTGGCTTAGATGTCTCACAGTTTTGACTGACACTACCCACGAGATGAACTTTTAACCCATATGAACCCCTGTGAACTGTAATTGTATAAACGTGTGTATTTGGGTTAGTTTGCATTCTTTAAAGTACTTCTACCCTGTGCTCCCAGGACCAGTCTGTTCTCCAGATGTAAACCATTAAGATCCTCTCATTTTAATTGCAAACATGCGTCTCTTGCAGTACCTGTCCAAGCAGCTGGAAATGTTGCGGGAGATGAACGAGCAGCACGCAAAGGTGTACGAACAGCTGGATGTGACGGCCAGAGAGCTGGAAATCACCAATGAGAAGCTGGTGCTGGAGAGCAAGGCGTCGCAGCAGAAAATAGACAGGTGACCCACAGCTGCTTTGAGCCCACGCTTTCACTATACGTGGTTGGCCTCTGTGGGAAAAGCAGCGAGCCTGATGTAACAGTCACTTCGTAATCAGCTGAAGAATGTGAGCCTTGCTGCGCTGACAGACCACTCCCTCCACCTGAGCAGCTGGTTTTAAAATAATCGGATTTAAATAATCAGGGATTACATTATGTTATGTTGGTTTGTAATGCTGAGTCATTCCAGCATTGAGATAAAGGTATGGTGTaatcaaaatggaaaaaatcagtgatctgtgtgtgtgcatgcctgcAGGTTAACCAGCACCATGGAGACCCTACAGAGCCAGGTGGACAGTCTCACAGCTCGGGTTGAGGAGCTGCGAACTTTGGAGGAGCTGAGAGTCCGCAGGGAGAAGAAGGAGCGTCGCAAGACCATCCACTCTTTCCCCTGCCTCAAGGAGCTCTGCACTGCTCCGAGGTCACTGAGCGTCAGGAAATGATTGGTGTCTTTGCTGTCTGTAACATAGAGCTAACAGTAACTGTAACATGTCCTTTGTATGCAAAAAAGTATttcatttcttagtttttttgcatatttgtcacttttttccagatcatcaaacaaatacTAGACAAACataacctgagtaaatgcaAAACATAGTGTTTAAATCacgatttcatttattaagcgAAAAAGGTATCCAAACCTACacggccctgtgtgaaaaagtaattgttcCTTAAAGCTAATAATCAGTCATTgtcaatgagtctttcacatctttGTGAAGGAATTTGGAcccacttttccttttttttaaattcagccaCATTAGAGGTTTTTTAGCATAAGCGGCCTGTTTAAGCATATAAATCTGATTGAAGTCCAGGCTTGGCTCCAAAACTTTCACTGCTTGTTTCTTAGCCATTCAGAAGTGGACTTGTTGGTGTGCTTCAGGTCATCGTCCTGCTAGATAACCAACCCAGTGAGGCCTTGGTATGGCGAGTGAAACcgaactttttttctttccaaaagatgttgttaatcacagttaattcctGACTTAACAAGAGAGGCAGTTACTTTTCCACACAGTGCCAGGTAGGCTTCAGTAGCTGTTTCCTTATAAATGATGAAGTCATCATCTAAAAACTGAATTCTGTATTTGTTCAGGTTATCTTGGTCTAGtattaaaattagtttgatgtaaaacaaaaaaaccagaaGGACTTGAATGCTTTATCACTGGACTGTATTTATAGTGTGACTGTGCAGTGTTTGTACATGAAATTTGAATGAGATTGGTCACAAACGCAGCtcactgagtgttttttttcctgtaaggTATGAGGATGGTTTCCTGCTGGCCAATCCGGGTAGCGTGGACCTGGCCGAGCGACAGCCGCTGGATGAGGAGAACGACCGTCTGAGAGACATCGTGTCGTCGCTGCACTCGGCCATGGCTGCAGAGCGGTCCAAGCGGGAGGGTGCAGAGAGGGAGtgtgctgctgtgctgcagGAGTTTGAGCGCCTGGAGCAGCGTCTCCTAGGAGCAGAAGGATGCCAGCTGCGGGTTCAGGAGTTGGAAGCTGAGCTCCAGGAGATGCAGCAGCTCAGGAAGTCCAGGGTGTGTCTGATTGGTGACATGGAAGACGGCCTAGAGAATCTGCTCAATAACGGCCCTGAGA includes the following:
- the cdr2l gene encoding cerebellar degeneration-related protein 2-like isoform X1; translation: MLRAGRMEEFVTEEEEPWYDQRDLEQDLHLAAELGKTLLERNKELEDSLQQMYINNEEQVQEIEYLSKQLEMLREMNEQHAKVYEQLDVTARELEITNEKLVLESKASQQKIDRLTSTMETLQSQVDSLTARVEELRTLEELRVRREKKERRKTIHSFPCLKELCTAPRYEDGFLLANPGSVDLAERQPLDEENDRLRDIVSSLHSAMAAERSKREGAERECAAVLQEFERLEQRLLGAEGCQLRVQELEAELQEMQQLRKSRVCLIGDMEDGLENLLNNGPETDTPEESPGQEDGGEGGAGEAGQQGGPVRKSCSDTALNAISARDATGRRQGSYALHANGVRKRGMSILREVDEQYHALLEKYEELLGKCRRHEESLCHAGVQTSRPVSRDPSMKEYNMAAAGPSTSGDVVIAAAPPTPPQTPSTPEALEGISRQVEQVDKRLSQNTPEYKALFKEIFSRLQKTKSDMNTRKSRKTNK
- the cdr2l gene encoding cerebellar degeneration-related protein 2-like isoform X2; its protein translation is MHDLHLAAELGKTLLERNKELEDSLQQMYINNEEQVQEIEYLSKQLEMLREMNEQHAKVYEQLDVTARELEITNEKLVLESKASQQKIDRLTSTMETLQSQVDSLTARVEELRTLEELRVRREKKERRKTIHSFPCLKELCTAPRYEDGFLLANPGSVDLAERQPLDEENDRLRDIVSSLHSAMAAERSKREGAERECAAVLQEFERLEQRLLGAEGCQLRVQELEAELQEMQQLRKSRVCLIGDMEDGLENLLNNGPETDTPEESPGQEDGGEGGAGEAGQQGGPVRKSCSDTALNAISARDATGRRQGSYALHANGVRKRGMSILREVDEQYHALLEKYEELLGKCRRHEESLCHAGVQTSRPVSRDPSMKEYNMAAAGPSTSGDVVIAAAPPTPPQTPSTPEALEGISRQVEQVDKRLSQNTPEYKALFKEIFSRLQKTKSDMNTRKSRKTNK